GTTCAGGCACTGTCGAACACTATCGACAAGTTCGAAGATTGATCACGCACCGATGATGTTTGCTATTTGCTAATACTTTCTGTAATGACACTTCCAAGTATGTTTTGTTATAATGTTGTGTTATTTGCTAATTACAATTGTTGTGACACTTTCTAACATAAGTTCTTTAAAAATTATCGGTGGAAACCAATCATACCACAAAACTCGAACTCCATGGAAGAGTCGGTATGGTCACCATGCGATTCTAGACACTCAGCACAATCCGGGTGCGGTACCATCCAACGGTGAGGATCGGTATCAAATGTTTGAGTAAGAACTTCAATCgatcttttcctttaaaaaattagatgacattcctttttttgggaaattggggTTCTAAATATGTATCGTGCAGCAATATAGTCCTGTCTTTCTTGCTTCCATTTCAGTTTTTGCAAGAAAAGCATACGTAATGTGAAGGATTTTCTGCAACAATACCGTGAGGGAAGGAGGCTGGCTGGCTACATCATGTACCAGACCTCGCTCGCCATGTTCTATGAAGCTGTGTGCGTCGGAATAGATTTCAATGGCAATGTAAATGCCGATTATTTTCAACTACCTCTGCCTCCGACTGTTTCAGGTGATGCATAGCCATTCTCACTTCTCCATGTCACAACATTATAAGCCTCACATAGAGAATCAGATTCAAGAGCCCGTTGATCTTTTGAATAGCTGGAAGCGGTAGAAtgctttttgtttattgttttgtattttcgttGCTTGAAGCAGAGAATCCCAGGCAAACGGACAACAAGCCAAAACCTAAGAAACGACGGGTGACGTCTCTTAAAACTGGGCTTGCGGCACAGGTTACTGCTTTTCTAGAATTATTAACTGTGTATGTGTGTCCTGTACAGCCTTTTATGCTACGATAAACAATCATATTTTCTTATCTCTTATGACTGTTATAAATGGAAGCGATATCCGGAGTTCTGTTTTTCACCAAATTATCATCGCAAACAGTTTCTGTGTGGATTCTGTTGAAATATAGATTACTCCGTCAGTCTTTATCCTCTAGGACTTGGCCTTTAGAATAATGATCTGGTTCAACGGACGTCAATTGTATTgcactcatttttttcttccattattCTGAAACGGCTGTATTTATGTGCTGAGATTAGTGCAGAGGGAGAGAGCAGTGACAGTTATAGCATTGTCAATGTTCCCCTTTTCAACTATTCTTTTGATTGGTGGACACTCTTCTCTAATGTCCCAACTGTGATTGACAGTGCCAAGGAGGTGAATGGTTCCATTACTCGTGCGTTGGGCTGACACCAGAGACAAGATTCAAGGGGAAGTGGTATTGTCCAACCTGCAGGCAACTTCCACAGTGACAAAAATGGCATGCATACACTTACAGTACATGTGATGGTGGAGGCATGGAGGGATGATCGTTTGTTTTGCCTTGATTAGGTCATTCTAGAGTTTAAGATTATGCATCCGTCTCTTTCTTcccaaaataaagagaagaaagaaccCTTGAGCGGAAGAACAGTCGAATTTTGTAAAATGCTTGGAGctactcctcctccttccgtgGATGTGAATTTAGCAAGGACAGTTTATAGTTGGCAGTGTAATGGAATGGAAGAAACACCAATGAGTCCTGGAAGAACTTTGGCTGTCTTCTTATCCACCGTTACTTCATTCatgtttttttatcaaattggaCTTTGCGTTCGATCATCATGTGTCTTCTGTTTTCTTCGGCTCAAGAATGATGGTCTTGTGTATTcgattaatatttatgattggcAAAATTGGTAAAGCTCCATCATTAGCTCAGCAATATCGATCGGTTTCCAATGCAGGAATGCCCAGTCAATTAACAAAACGAAATCCACTTGGGTGTATCTTTCCAACGTTTACCCATTATCCTCATAAATGCTTAACCTCACACTTTATTGATTAAAGGGCTATACACTCATCTTATGTTGTGTTATCGACTCATCTTATGTTGTGTGTTATCGAATCAAGATTAACAACAATTCGTGACACCTCTCAAAATCTAGAGAAACTTGCACAATTTCTTTGTTACGCAACACATCTAAAGTTGAATTATGACTCATACAAATCTAATGAAGTAGATATCAATAATTACTTTAAAGTTAGATCAAACTCATTCAGTAATCTAGACAATCATCTAGACCTTTCTTTCCAAAACGACGGTAATCTTAAATCCTATTTTTCACTTGGATCATCATCAATGTCCGAATCATGTGCAAAATTCTtcttccccccccccccttttgGCCAGAAGTCTTGTCTAAAAGTCAATAGTATCTATTCCTCGCATATAATTTTTGTATAGAAGAATTTTTATGAGGCCAATCATGTTCTACCAAGTATGCCATATGATCATGTttaaaatgtttgtcttcactcaccatggacaaaataaaattaatgagcatttcatgagaatgacaattcaatatcaagtttaaactttatttaaaaaaaatatagatttttttaaaaatttaaaaacagaaattttgtacagtttaccaaacgtgtttctgttctttttttattctaggaacagaaattcactgcagttaccaaacgtgtttctgttctttttttatttcaagaacagtttttttttacacttaccaaacgcgtttttttgttcaaaaactgttcccggaacagaaacatttttttttttatttctgttccctggaacaatttttgaacagaaacgttaccaaacgcgccctaagtgaGTTTCTTCCAAAACTAGGGTTCATCCATGATGCAGAACAAGATGAGCATTTACTCGATCAACTTGAATCATATGAAAgatctttcaaagaaaaaagaagaattgaaTTCCCAAGTGTGAACACAAATCAGCCATGACATATTAAAATCGAATCCTGAGTGTGAACACAGTATATTATATTGGAGTGCAAGTTGACCGTGGAACTGTATATGTCAGTCCCGTGTCCCCGACTCAAAAGTGTCTGCTCGAATCTGACTTGAACATGTCTGTACAATCAACTACTCCTTCGGTAGCAGAAAGATGCATGTGCTGAATATAATTTCCTCtgctctttttctcttctcggGTGAGAAGAAAATTCACTGAGATTAAAAGGAGTGATCACAATACCTTGGTACGGACCCGAaactagaaaaggaaaatgaaggatTGATCTGCATAGATCAAATAATTCATTAGATGAAAAACAATTTGCTGAAGAATGATAGCATAATTTTATTCTATGCAATGGTATGCCCACTCCTCAATGAAATTCTGGTCTTAACAAATTCATCACGTTCGATGATGTATTAGTAGTTATCACGTGATCCAATGAGTAAATAAGCCCATTATATCATTCGATGATTGATAACTACCCTACCCAACCTTTCACTTCAATGAGTTTTACTTTGTCAAGTTGAaggttcaaaaaatttatatatcataATAGAGTGAGCGGGTTCTAAAAGAGTTTTCACCTAATTTTCCAATGCATAGCATGAAGACTGTCTTCAAAAGGAACCAGAAAGGGGGCAAAGACATCCTAAAAAGTCTACTTGTGGACTCAACCTCGAGCGACCTTCCCTTATTTAGGACAATACAAAGACAAGGCTTTTACGACAAATGGCAAGCATAAAATTTTTTCACAAGTAATGATAAGCGTCAAATAGTTGTTGgtatgataaaaaaatgaactatgtgtgtgtgtgttttttttttcagataacTTGTTGGTAACTTTTCaacaattttaagaaattaccgatttttttttttataatttccaaaacttGCTAGTTTTTTAGATGTACTAATTCTTATATGAAATTAGCAGCCTAAATTAGAGCAGCTTAATAATGTCTTTCAAAATGAGTTACCGACCTAACTTGGGTTACCGATAATTTCCTTTTACCCATGGATTTTTATCGACGTTCACCAATTCTTTCAAAAATCTAATAGTACGGAAAAAAGAAcattactctctttttttggtcaaaacatTTGATTCGTCCCTTTTTGGAAGtgttaaatatatattaaacagTTACATATTATACGAGTGAAGTTTTAGAAGGAAAACGAAGAACCAGAATAGTTCAAGGTTCTTCAACACTTTCCACAGTTGATGCTCGATGCAAATGAATGATCTCATGGGCATATCTATCCCGATTGAAGCACCTGAATGGAAACATTTATAGACTTAGTTTGTTCTTACCTTCAACAGAATATTATCATCTGATCTAATTCATAGAGTTTTAAAGGTCTCAACCTCGTAAGTTGTCTTTAAATGAAAGTTTTGATTGGAAACTCTGCCGGAGCCAGATTCTTTTCTGTTTACACAAGTTAAAGACGACATTTTGCACATCCAGAATTGGGGGAAGTATGTGCCTTTTTTGGCTAAGTGCTTTAATTTTCCGTAAGATAGCTCATTCCAATATTCTATATTTAAACTAAGTGGACCTCAACCGAGACAAATTGTTTCTCGAACATAATTGTTTCTACCATGAATCTCATTGTTTCTTgatttgtaataaataaactATCATATATGAAGCATATAGAAACCCATTTAGCTCGTGATAACagtttcaattttcatttttcaaaaaatcaaaacagaCCATTATACATAAATttctgtttgtttgtttgtttttttttttttttttacacgtATTCTCGAACATAAACAGTTTTCAACAAGatttaaagttgaaaatatttgttgttgCATTGTTTAAAATTTAGAAGCACATTTCGAATTTAAAGTAGTCCGGGTTCtcattcaaaatgaataaatcttgAACTTTTTGGTTTTGTGTTGTGGTTTGGTAggtaaaaagaagagagttgaAAACAGTCTTCACTTGAAAAAAACTTCTCAGTAAGTGATTAAAGGTCTCTTAAGAGGtgtttcgattttttatttcaagatgTAGATAGGAAAACGAAGATGAGATGACACGAAAGGCCTATTGATGGCACGAAGTGAGTGCACTGATGACTAATTTTAGGTATGAGATAACAATAGGGACAAAAATAGGAACCGATGGACCACCCTCTAGTATCAAAAAAGGGGTAAGAAACTTATTATCCCATTTGATAACTACAAGGTTCATCTGAAGATGGagcataaatttattataaaataatgcTCGCAGGTTTTATCTAGGCAGGGATGATTTTGCCTCCTGTCTTAATGTGGCTCCAATTAAGATTTGGAGTCTTCCTCTCACGTTCTTGCCAAAAGTGTCTTCCCACTTAGGAGACAAAGACAGCACCCAACTCtcctatttattttattttacttcaaACTAAATGTGGAAAAGCCTTTATCTAGGAACGGCAACTTTAGACATGCATATAATGTGTGTGGATATATATATTCTTCGATATCCAACATATATATTGAGTACAACATAATGGAGAATCAAATTTCACTAAGAAATATTGGACAAAGTATATATATGCGTGAAGCCATAccttcaattatttttcatgatGCATGCATGATAACCATCTATTCAGGCAGTAGTGGGTAAGCATCATGCACATCATGTTCGCTGAAGTGGTACATGACTATAGGTTTTCATTTCGAccattttttgtgattttagaTATGGACGGCACTgtatacaaataaataaattaagtcATAATCAACAGTCACATCGTATGAGCTTTCGACACGGTTCACAACATTGACCCAATATATACTATTATGCTTAACATGTAGCTTGTAAAGGTTAATACTTTGTTCTCATTGACAATAAGCTAGATGAATGGAGTTTTCCGGTGAAGAGAGTTGTATAGTGAAGGTGGCAAGATGCTATCTGGTGGGGATGTGGCCAAGGCCAGTTCACAAGTCAAATTAGATCAGGATTTTACTGTTTATCTTGGTGTCAATTTTGAGCAGTGAGCCAAGTAGGTCGGAAACTCCATCCTACTTTCCTAAAAGCcccaaaaagaagcaaaaccctaaataggaaagagaaaagaacacgCTAAAGTTCGAATGACTAAGCCACAAACTGTTCCTATATTAGAACCCGGAACTCCTAAAGGAAAGGTTAAATTTCCGCTCACCGTgtatcaaataaattattaaatatccCATTAATTGGGTTCATGCGGATTCACCAATTAAACAACAACCTGATGCCCCATGTGTTCCAATCCTAGATGTACTCAATGACTCTGGAAACATAAGTGTATCAATCAAGAATTGAAGATATTGATGTGTTTATACAACCTCTCAACAATTTGTGCTGTCAACGAAAAGCTACGTAACTTGGATATCTGCTTTTTCATGATTATCTAACATTAAGTTTCGAGTAGAAATTGCGAAAGCTGAAGTGCGGACGAACAAAAGATCTAAATCAAtagatctttttctttttttttcgattttcatGTATTAAAGCTATTGTTAGCGTTGAAAATTTtgatggcaaaaaaaaaaaaaaatcgattactTCTACTTCATTTGCAGTTAATTAAAGAAGCATATCTAGTCCATCATTGGAGAAGTACAAGATTACTAAATAATGCTTTCACCATATACAGTACAAGATTGTGAGCGAATGGAGCAGAGCAAGAAATGTCTTATCGCAGAATCGAGTTCACACCTCCCCCAAGTAGAACCAACTAATCATTCGGCTTTCGCTTTTCGGGGCCAGTAAAAGCCACACAACATCCAATTTAATGCCACAGAACCCCAATCTGCACATATATATTTCCTTATGCCTTTtcatttcatatttatttttctttttgatattttgaacGAGAAAATGTGCACAGTTGGTGGtatttttcatgtttatttAAATGATCAAATGCTAAAAATAGTTGTCAAAAGACAATATGCTTACACTGGGGTAAGAGGACCTTTGTACAAATTAAAACTGACAGCTCTCTTTATCTCTCTCCGCACCATCTTAGCGATCTGATCTTCATGGAAAAGCCCAAAAAACAATGGGCTTTGGGATACCTAATCccatctcattaaaaaaaaaaaaaactgacggACATTAGAATAATCtactttgcctttgcctttgcctttgttttttgttttttgtttgtttttttttttgccccttaTTGTAACCCCCTTCAAATCGCAGCCTTACCTACGAAGAACTGCACTTTGAAGAGGCCATTTTCAGGACGACCGACGACTTTCTTCAATCTCCCATCACAAGGAACGCCTCCATTTAAGACCTAACCGAGAACTTGTAAGTCCTATTGTCTTCTTCTGTTTCTTGAAGTTTATAAATCGCAAGGGTTTACGGCGGGACGCTGTTTTTGGTCATCATCGTCCATTTCAGCGAGTTTCTTTCttcgtttttctctctctcatctttctcTTTGGAAAAGGAATCGCCATCCCTTCTGATCTAGAAAGATTTGTTTCCAAGTGTTGAGAAGCGAAGATGGTGAAGGGGAAGATTGCGATCCGAAAGATTAATTGCTCGAAGAGCAGGCAAGTGACTTTCTTCAAGAGAAGGACTGGGCTCATGAAGAAGGCAAGGGAGCTCTCCATTCTTTGCGACGCTGAAATTGGTGTCATCATCTTCTCTTGCACTGGCAAACTTTACGAGTACGCAAGCACCAGGTAAGCTCTCTCTTCCCATCATCgaacaaattttctttggtgcccaataaaaagaaaataaaagttctaataattttaatagaaaaaattgGACTTATGAAATCCATTGTTGAtctatattttcctttctagtCCAATTAATGGAGTTTCTATTCAAGATCAAGATCGAAGAAGGTCAATCTCGCGGTTGAAAATACATAGACTCTTATATGTTCAATCACTTCAACGAGATTCATTTGTTTTTATGAGGAACAAAGCCTGATTATCTTCAACAATACTGtgttgtaataaaaaaaaatatggggGAAACGTATTTCAATGTGGAATCTCATCAATTAGTTTCAATTCTTAATTTACCTCAGACAAATTATTAGTGATAGCTAAACTGGgggatttttcattttgtctTAACACTTGGAAGTTGTCATATatttccatatgaattttgcggaaaagaaaaagacaaatcttctgaaaaattgttaaaaaggtCATTTTTCTTCAAGCTCAATGTCTAGTCTTTCGTAGCTGACTATTTTAATTGCTCAGAATCTGTTTGCTTCCGATCACATTAAGATGAAGGTATTGCAGTAACTAGAAATAGGAATGAGTCTAGACAAGAACAATGTGCCCCGTGGATTTTTCATTAACTTAAAAATCTGCATGAAATCTGTTCTTGCATTCTCAGGCTGcatttgaagatttttgttttcttatttgtaGCATGAGTTCAGTTATCGAAAGGTATAACAAAATGAAGCAAGATAATCAGCAACAATCAATTACCACTGAGGAGATCCAGGTAAATGCCAAAGACCAAGTAAAACACCTGCAAACTAGCGATAGCTAATTAATTCTTTTGTTGTTACTTCATTTAACACCTGCAAACTAAAGCTATCTTTTGCTTAACCGCATTGGAGTTTCAACTATTCCGTAAAAGGGGGAAAATAGTTTTCGAACTTGACTCCAATCCTAGTGAATTTTTGCGTCCCTCTCTctatattaaaagtttaaactagtAGATAGCAGTGTAAATCGTGcgattttatatttaaattagataaaagtCCCTCTCTTTTTTACCAGCTCCAACAATTTTTATGTTACAGATTAgcaaaaaaaagggagagagctAGATTAGTACTATTCAGAGTAAGAATGTGAGTTCTAAGGATTAGAGAGTAATTTAAGTTTGATGCAGCATCCCTATGTAGAAGTCATAATTTATTGCATGAGTCTAACTCTATGCACTGATTTCACTCCACtagtttttgaaaaaggagGCGGAGAGCTTGATGCAACAGCTGAGGTGTGTGCAGGAATGCAACAGGTACATCTTTTACTTTACCCCATTTTAAATTACTTGGTAAAgttactttttacttttaaacgAGGATTAGCGCACCTGGTAATGACCGGCATAAAGTAAGAGTTTTCAATAAGCTAGTTCAATATGTAACTTCGGATCACACTTGAAAGTGAAGGAAATCAAAGTAAGATGACCTATGACAAAAATTCTCGTCTCTATGTACCTAAGCTTTATATTAACGTCAACaaaccatcttttttttttttgtcccccAAATATACTTTGAAGTACAATGAAAAACCAAAATTGATGAAAGATATTGTAGATCGGTTTCCATTGACAATGTTGGCTAGATTTGAAGTCTTGAGTAAGCACTAGTGAACATGCAGTTAACAAATATAACTTTTTTCCAAGCGGAGGATCATTTCATTATAGTTCTTGCTTAGTCTGTTGATATCATTGATTGTGTAGAAATGAGGTGATGATTTTAGTATCATAAAGGTGATGATTTTCCTCTTGCGGAAAAATTTATGTGCATTTACTTGTTTTCTCgtctatatatttatatattgaaacaAGTGTTCACTCTTCGATAGGTAATCCGAAATATTATGTACAACGGAAATAAATCAAGTTTGCTTGTGAAACTAATGTCCTAGCCACAAgaataattcattttattaGTGTATTTCATATATGTTTTATCAAATAATTGAGCATTTGTAATTAATTTGATCGTGATCGAGCACACAGGCGACTGATGGGAGAAGAGATTTCTAAACTGAGTTTGGAGGacttgaaaaatttggaaaatgtcTTAGAAATGGGTTTGAAAAATGTCCGCTCGAGGAAGGTAATGAATATGATGACCCTATCATTGATTATGGGAGAAAGATCCTGATTCgttttatttgataaattctcGGCATGCTTTTGTATTCTCACGTTACGATAATTTCTTATCGTTGATCTACACAGGACCAGAGTTTCATGGAAGAAATGCGCGAGCTAAAGAGAAAGGTTTAACAtagaaaaatctctctctctctctctctctctctctctctctctctctctctctctctctctctctctctttctctctcgctaTCCTAAATTAGAATGGCTTCATCCCTATAGATAATTGATTTCTTGAGGGGTTGCAGGTTGAAGAAGTTGAACAAGAAAATGTAGAATTGCGGAAGAAGTCGAGAGTCGGAAGTCGAGATCATAGAGAATCAAAGGGGGAGGTACATGCCTTTTTCCTGAAAGCCCATAGACGAATCTAGGAATTGTTTACCTTCACtaaaaaatcttttttctttaacttGGTCAAAATTAAGGACAATGCTTCAACTATTTGTCACATGATAGACAAGTCGCTCTTGAACATGGGAAGGACTTG
This genomic stretch from Eucalyptus grandis isolate ANBG69807.140 chromosome 3, ASM1654582v1, whole genome shotgun sequence harbors:
- the LOC104420833 gene encoding uncharacterized protein LOC104420833 isoform X1 produces the protein MYQTSLAMFYEAVCVGIDFNGNVNADYFQLPLPPTVSENPRQTDNKPKPKKRRVTSLKTGLAAQCQGGEWFHYSCVGLTPETRFKGKWYCPTCRQLPQ
- the LOC104420833 gene encoding uncharacterized protein LOC104420833 isoform X2, translated to MYQTSLAMFYEAVCVGIDFNGNVNADYFQLPLPPTVSENPRQTDNKPKPKKRRCQGGEWFHYSCVGLTPETRFKGKWYCPTCRQLPQ
- the LOC104419864 gene encoding MADS-box transcription factor 23, with protein sequence MVKGKIAIRKINCSKSRQVTFFKRRTGLMKKARELSILCDAEIGVIIFSCTGKLYEYASTSMSSVIERYNKMKQDNQQQSITTEEIQFLKKEAESLMQQLRCVQECNRRLMGEEISKLSLEDLKNLENVLEMGLKNVRSRKDQSFMEEMRELKRKVEEVEQENVELRKKSRVGSRDHRESKGEFSGESSSSKDTSKIGAHAIPFKDEMPERILLQLSLQPKSHLLDAQKTASG